ACAGAGAGGGATCCCCCCCTCCAGGGCTGTCATGCATGTAGTCAGTGCTGACAGTGTGCAAACATTAAATGTTGATAACAACACAGACTATAAACAATACACAGAATAAACACTATGAGAACATGCGttcaacaagttttttttttttcctacatttgaAATTCAATCTGTGAAATCTAGGAAACTACCAACTGGTAGAAATCACCAGAGGCCCCAGGATTCAATTTTATCAGAAAACGTAGCCACGGTACGATATTACTGCCATTTTAAACGATTGCGAAgcattgcaatattctgcaatatattgaaatgtatttccttttttccaacttcctGACACCCTGTCCCTAAAGGAaaactttttcatttgttttaatcttgtttcattatttgtttgatctaaaaagatacatttctcactagaaaaaaaacaactgcaccatctagtggactgaaaaagcaatttattttattattctagtacaaaaaaatgtaaattctcatgtgcaatttatataataaaaaatcgATACCCGGAGTCTGGGTATTGTAACAGTATTTCCACGggaaatattgcgatactatgtggtattgatttccccccccccccaccccacccaacaaaatgacaaattgaGTCCTGCAATGTGTCTTCCAAGCATGCTTTCTTGATTGCATAATGCATTTTAATCGTTTTTTAAGTTACTATGTGcaactataaataaatataaatgaattttTAATTGTCTCTTTATCTCCTGAGACTTATTCCAATGTCATCCAGTAGTTTGTTGTCCCTGCCATGGCTGTGGTTCTCTCTATTAGACAACACTGCAACCTTCTGATGATTTGGTTCTCCTGTGTGTTCCAGGTGGAAGCTCCCTTTATTCCTAAGTGCAAAGGCCCTGGTGACACAAGCAACTTTGATGACTACGAGGAAGAGGAAATCAGAGTCTCCTTCACAGAGAAGTGTGCAAAGGAGTTTTCTGAGTTCTAGATTCCAACCATGAgtagtggagagagagagagacagggttTTAGAAAGTAAAAGGGGGTCGGAAGGAAGGAAGCTAGGGTGGACTGCTAACTTGCTTATTTGTAATGACGACAACAATGTAAAACCTCCCCAACGGAAAGGTAGGCAAAGTGAAGAAAGATCCAACAGAACCAGCAGTGTTGCCTTTTCTGATTGTTTCTCAACTGTTAcctattcattttatttatcccTCTTGTGTTTGTGACAGGGGCTCGAGGAGATCAGGCATAGGTTGTGGCTGTCCAGCTATACTTGTATCTTTCTAATAGTGTAATGACATGTTTTTAGTCAGCAGGTTGAGGCATTGGTTTTCTGTTAAGGTACTGAATCTGCTaggctcctttttttttctttttttttttttgaatgggcCCTCTCTACAAGCTTCTCAAAGAGTGATCGTTGTATCTTGTCACCCTGGTtccccctccatctctccaCCCTGAATCTGTCCAAGCAATACCAAGTCCAACAGATGTGCCTATCACAATGCCAACTGGTTGGAAAACTGTGTCGAAAGCATTGGTGCAGAGCTTTGGCTATGGTGGCATCAACCCTTTGTTTCCATTTGGTTTAAAGCTTGAAAACTTTCTGCACCTACCTTCGTCTGCTAAATGTGGCATGATTATTGGGTAGACGATGCACTCACTGCTTGCAGTTAAAGCAGTGGTGACCTCTTTGATCAGAGTAAAAATGATTTATCACAGTAAACTTCATCTAGGTCTTACTCCTTTTGGGGATCTGTGAGAAATGGTAATCATGGGGTTTGCATTtaagtctgtctttctcttagATGAATTTATTAGAGCATTTTAAGAATCCTATTGGTGATCATGTTGTCCTTTTATGTCAAtctctgtgcttgtgtgttctTTAGTGCTCAAGGGTGGGTTAAAAAGCTGTGGTTTCTCAACAACTAACATTGTGGTCACACTCCTGactattgtttatttaattcataGTACATTGTAATACATGTATATTGAgataggatatatatatatatatatatatatatatatatatatatatatatatatatatatatatatatatatatatataatctccATCTTTTTCAACATTGTCTCATAGCTGTGAAACTGAAATTAAGATttcataaataaacaaatataaattcTGCCAAATTTGCAAATTGAGAACATTGCAAAGTTTTCTGTATGTAACTATGACGGTGGTGGATTTTAATACGCTAAAAAAGTAGCAAAACGTTTCAGCAAAATGTGCATGTTATTTTTGTACAATATCACTTTTAAAGAAAGATGGCAGAGCATTATGCTTTATTTGTGCTGAGGTACATGAAATTGTGGATAACATGCTTAACTATTAAAATGGACTCTCGCCTGCTCTATTTTGAAGATGGAACAAGACTCAGTTCAATGTGTCCGAAAGTTCTTCTGGGCTTTGTTCAGTATTCAGTTTTAGGGCAAAAGATAATTGTCACTGAACTTATGCTTCACTTtgataattgttttgtttttccttcccATTTTCtcttgtatatacagtacatgtaacaCCTTCAGATAGATTTGCAGTCCAACCAAATTTTTGGGACTGTTGAGATTGGAGTGTTTTCTTTCCGTTTTCCAGCTTTCTATGTAACAAATTAAACTAAGGAAGCTATCCTAAAGCTATCCCCTTTTGCAAAGTTTATTTCTGTGGATGCAAGACAATCGCAAACCAAATCTTACTGCTGGTTTGTTGACTGAACACTTGGTTTATGGAAGGATGttcacccacccacccacccccacccctcctcccctccataGGCCCTAGGTGCTAGACTTTGTCCATCTCACTGAAAAGCTTCTGTGAATTGTTAGATGTGCATCAATTTGTCATAAAGTCTTGTAACATGACATTTTTGAGAATGTTTTTCAACTCTAAATGATTTCTGTAGGCTTGAGTAACTATTTCCGCAGTCTCTTATTGTAATTGAGATCAAACAGGATACCTTTTTGAATGTCTTGAATGGTCTGATGGAGATGGTTTAATACTGTTTGGAAacataatgtgtattttttaataatacatgtTTCTCTGGTGAGCTTGGTTTTTCTTGCATGTGGTAAAGCAACCCAACGGCAAGACATCTCCTGGACCTGAAACTTGTTGAGAGATCATTATTTCCACAGCCGACAGTCTCCTACGTTGTTTAACCTTTTGATTTGTTTAAGCATCACATTGAACAATGCAGTGGATCACCAACCAACTTGTCCAGTCTTTTGCAAATACTGAAGCACATGCCACGTCCTTTCAAATCTCCTATTTAATTGATTTGTGCTAACTATTTGAAAGACATTATGTAATCCTTTGAAGAGAGCACATGTAATATCTTTGGTATTTATGTTCTGACAAGTGACTAAATCAGAGTTGGTGGGTGGAAGGCATGGCCATTTGATCCACTTCAGACACTGAGGCCATCACAATGCTTAAAAATGTTTGTCTCCCATACAACACTTCTTGTCAATTGTCTTTTATTATCCTCTATCAGCTAAACACTATCAACTGCTCTGTGCTAATTTTGAGTTTTTCTCCTGTTTGCCTTCTATTTTCATCAAGTTtccacacacttcattcaaacatAACACTTTTTACATCTGAGATGTTTTGCGTTCATATTTTCTAGttgtattttcaaaaaaaagaagcaaaaaagcaaaaacagatcATTAATCCTTTCCTCATGACCTGGGTACAGTGATTGTGTAGTCTATTGTACCTTTTGGGAAACAATACTGTATATCCTTGCCTTTGACAGTCTTAACTATCTTACCCTCTGGAGAACTTGACAGATACCCTTAGAACACAAtgagtatgttaaaaaatatacataaagtaATATTTTGCAAAATGTATCATTCCAATAAACTTTTACTTGTTAAGACTACTATGTCTGGGTTATGTGTAAGCTCTCTTCACCATGCACAATGTCATACTGAATTAGGCtagtcacttttttcttttaattttttttttaaaacatatctcAAGGAAGGTATTCACAGCTTCAGGCTGCTCGTGGCCGGATCAGAGGAGCAGACTTGTTGGTAGGTGAGGGGACAAATGCTGTATAACTGTCCTGTCTGTTATTGTGAATGTTTTAAGAGGCTGGCAGGTGGGATTGAATAATGCAGTGTTGTGATCCTCCTGTCACAGTAACGGGATCAAATACCAGCCAGCTTTCATTAAACCTCTCTAAATGTATTCCCACCCTCAGTGCACTTAGTTATTAGAATTATCTTTTGCATCAGTTATATGTGAAGGGCCCAGAGAGTCTTCCAATTGATTGGAAAGCAATTAAGATACAGTAAAAGACCTCATATTCCAGTCCGTCAAAGAATGGAAAGCCATTAAAGAGTGAAAAGTTATGAAAGTAATTGATAACAATGACACTTTGAAGGGCTACAAATGAGCAAGTCAATCCATGATAGATGAAATGTAGATCTacataattaaaatacaattagaataaatactttttaaaaaatagtcaTTTTTATACTACACAAATTAGTGGTAGGCCTATGTTTACAAAAACTGGAAGGTGCGGTTTCCATTTTGTGAATCATTgatatttgttcatttaacaCAGGCAATGGTCAGTTATCAAATGTCCCAGAGTTAGCTTGATAGCTAAATTCATACTGTGTTTACAAATATTAAGGCAATAAAACTGTTAACAGCATCAGAAACTTAATTGTATACAGAAAAGCTCTATAGTGGTAATTGTGTCATGTATCCTGGGAGACAGACTGTTCCAATTTAGGGTTTTGGATTACCTTTTTGTTAACTATTGGGAAGGGGTGATTGTGTTTTCAATCACAATTTTGAAAGAGTTTAAATCGATCCCTTTTTATTGGATTCAATAAAGCAGTATTTTGTATACTGATTTATTAACGTGTTGGATTTTATTATCAACTCTTTTATTGTATACTTGAATCTGCCATAGTTTGATCTCAAAATAGGGCAAAACATGAAACCCCAAAACTTCCTAGTTACGCCTCTGTTGTTTTCAATTGATCTGGTGAAGTTAAGTGAAACATGGACGACATGTAGCTTCGGGTACTACATCAGAGGCTGTATCACAATTGACAACTCTTGAAATAAATGGCCACCGTTTGCATCCATTATGGCGCACATGTGCCCGAGTGCGTGCGCTCGTTCCTGTCCAGGTCGGCAAATTCCACCTTAAAACTCCTCTCGAGTGAAACTTTTCGCTGCAACTCTGTCGGTCCACCTTAAGCGCACACGCAAACGCAGGAGGCGTACAGTGAGGTTTCCGCTTCTCAGTTGGGCTCGGACCGCGGCTCACGAAAAACACCGTGTGTAACCGTGTGTAACGTACAAGGTTGACGCActaaggtagaaaaaaaaaaagcaagaaaaaagcGAATCAACCGAGCAAAAAAGATGTCTGAATCTAAGTACCGCGAGTGGATCCTGGACACTATCGACTCGCTGCGGTCGCGAAAAGCCCGGCCGGACTTGGAGAGGATTTGCCGAATGGTCCGGAGACGACACGGGTCCGAGCCCGACCGAACCTGCGCAGAACTGGAGAAACTGATTCAAGAACAAACCGTGCTGAAAGTTAACTACAAGGGTTCTATTTCATACCGAAACGCCGCCAAGGTTCAGCggagaagcagaaaaaaagacgATGTAACGTTAACGACGGCTGCGAGAAGGAGCGCGGTGGAAGAAGCTAGTCATTCTGACTTGAGCAACGGGGACAGCGCTTTCGGTCCTGTGGACCAGGACGAGGAGGATTTGGAGGTATGTTGAGGTTAATGCGAGGAGGAATGTTTAACGAGCTCCCATCTCATTGTCATGTCACATCTTACCCAATTAACAGGTGGAGGCAAAAGCTAGGCACGGATAATGTGTggttttgcaacaaaaaaaaaacacgaatTTGTTGGTTCTACACGGGTAGTGGTGGGGGGGAGCGATTTGCAAGTGCACCCAACACTGCCGCAGACGGGGAGCGGCAGTTGGACCTCACTCGAGCGCTGCCGAGGTGgagacgaaaaaaaaaaaaatcagaaggTGCGTGTAGCTAGTGAGACTGAGAGTGTGGCATATTTTACACAACGCCGGTTGAAAAGCACTTTTAAAGGGTTATTCAAACGCAAAAATGGAAGACATGAAAAGTTGCACCGTCCTGTCCGTCCTCAACAACCCGAGCCACCATTATCGGCAGCAGAAAGCGCTTTTCGAGCCCCAAACTCAGCGTTGAGCGAAGGGGAGGAAGACTACCAAGCTGGCAAGAGATGAGCACACGTATCCCGGAAGTTGAACAAATgtcctttcaaaataatagcGACAAAATACTCGCTTGCTAGTgtgggttttattttgaaagtatgGGCTGGAAATTTGTGTTTTCACTCTCATGGGCTTGTATGTGGGAGTGggtgaaggggaaaaaaaagtctcaaacaCCGCGGATGTAGGAGCCTGATGGGGGACGTGACACATTGTTGGGTTGTTGACGAGGACAGCTATCCCAGGCAAAACACCAAATATCACCAGAGCCTAGTCCTGACACATATTATGTCTGCCCATGACGACATGTCACCCCTTTCGTCTGGACCATTATCACTATGTGTTTTGTCCCGTATAACAGCTGCCAAATCCATTTACTATCGGTGAAAAAGTAGGCTACTCCAAATAGGGTTCTATTCAGTTAGTTTATGCAAGCTGCGTCTGTTTTTGAGTGATGTACGATTGTCGACGCAATGCATAAAGTCGAACCCCTAGATCCGTTGTCGGACACGACAATCCCAGTCACGTCAGTGTTGGTTGTTGATATGGCCTCTCACGTCCCGTACAGCAGTGGCATCACTTCTCCGTGTCTGGCAACTATTTGTTGAGAGTATTTTAAGATGAGACACATCACTGCAGAGTAATGAAATCTGAAGGTATTATTTGAGACCTGATATTTGAGACCTGAACTAACGTGAACCGCCTGCAAACTGTTCCTTCGGCGCTAGCTGGCGGATGCCCTATCCGATTTGGGTTAAGCTGAGATCAAATTGACTTTGTTCTCTGAAAGACGTGTGTGTTGACCACAAAAAACAGACTGCGTCGCTGGGCTTGTTATCCAGGTTTCACTAGAATACGAGGATCAGATGAAGACAGTAGACCGTGTCCGACAGCGGACTCATTTGCGTTACTCCTTTTTTTCGGTACTGTAAATCTTGACCCGGTGCAAAGTCAAAGTAGACTGGTAAACGAGGCGACTGATGCTCGCTGTGATCGAGGTGCTGCGTTGATCTGCCCGTCGAGTTAAAGctcgttttttattttaatctctgGTCTGCTTTGCCGTGGCTCGGCCCCGGGAAGCGCTCCGTAATGATCACAGACACAATGGCGAGGTCTTTACCGCGGCTCCCAACTCCATGCGCACTTTGGGGGAAATTTGAGGAAAGACTAAAACGCCTCCCATCGGCCCTTAGTGTTATATTGTCAATCAAGAAGGCCTCTAAAGATCGGGACGCACCGAGCACATCGGCAGTTTCATGTGAGCCGAGATGAAAATCGTGCTGGATTGATCCTCGGGGGCATGGTGTGTTTTGTGACCGTGTCTCGGCGAAAGTTATGTGAAATGCAGTGCAATGGGTGAATGCCATCCAAGcggctctttttttttcagaagcgGGGCGGGCTTTTTTAGTGCGCTCTTGTGCTCGACTGCTGGGTCTTGGACACGCAGTCGCACAAAAGGTAATATTTTACTCAGGGCGCCgtcgacaaaaaaaaaagaaccccaACGAAAGGAATCAGTGCGCTATGTCAAAACTACTTACAAGTATGCAATCACATAAGATCATATTCAAGTGTTTAATTGCGTGGAAACACGTTTGTGGTTTAAGGGCTTACTGTCTGCGGAGTGAACACTGCGGAAAGGGACGAAAGCATTCAAAGGCAATAATTTACCACCACAGCGGTCACATTGCGACATCTGTCTGAGCGTGTTTTCATGTGACAGCCTACATAACAGTAATGCCTTGCAGGCTTATCAGCTTTTTAAGTtgctgttaaataaataacttaatTGTTGAAAGTGGCTTTTCTTCTACTGAGTTAAATGTTTCTAATCCCCTCAATCTTATTGTCGCCATTGGTTTAATTCTGCACCCCCCCTAGATTGTATAAACATTATATAATGCAGTCATGGTTTGGGTTCacagttaaaataaatgtcatggAAATTATATGTTGCACCTATGATTCTGTTTTGTAGGCTGACACATCTCTGGCAATGGACACAGACAGTAATGCAGATGAGGAGGGGGCTGATGAGAGCCGGGATGGGCAGGAAAGACCCTCTCCTGGCCGCACATATAAAGATGCCTCCATGCACTGTGCCTCTGTGCGAGCCGTCTCTGCCCCCTGCTCCCCCTCTGGCACTCGCCCTGGCCCCGGCCCTGCCTCCGGTCTGGACTGTGCCTCTTTCCAGAAGGCTGGTGAGAGACCCAGCTCCTTGCCCCCCTCCAGCCCCAGGGCCCTCACACACAATGACTGGGCCTATCATTCTGCTGTCTGCCCAGCAGAGCGCCAGCACCCAGGAATGCAGAGAGACAAAGGTATTCACACTGCTCAACACAGTTGGATTTGCACACCCGACATTATGGAGCACTCAAATATTGTTTCATGTGCAAGATTTATGCTTAGTTATGCATTGGACATGAAATAGGTATGGGAACTGAATGGGTGACATGGCTGTTGACTATATCAATGTCTCAGTTAATGTAAGATAGATTGCAGCAGAAAATAATACGTTTTCATAGCTTAGCAATGTCTTCCAGCAGTAATAAGTGCAGTCATCCATCGGCTTGTTTGTACCAGTTATTCAGGTTTAATGAAGAGGAATTTTGTGCTGCATTAGGTTTTGATTAGCACTGATATTTGGCAAGAATAGTCAGGTGTGATTGTATGGATGATATCAGTATGGAATGTAAAGGGTTCACTCTGTTAGCAGCAGCCATGAAGCCAGCAATCCTCTCTGCAACTACCAGCCCCGGCGCTTTAAAGATCAACGTGAAGAAAGAAGATGAAGGCAAGGCGGTGGATAGTGGCCTTTCGTCTGACCAGTTAGTACCGAACTATGCAGCAGGGCTGGTAATTGTAATCCTTTTGTGACAAAGAATGACACCTAAATGTCTCCTGCTTCTTTGATCTCTCTGCTTCACACCTGACATTTGTATGTTTCATTTCTATTGTTTGGCCAACAGGATGAGACCAGAAATGTATCTGATGGAAGACCACAGGCACTTTCTTTGCCATCTGACAACTGTGAGTGACATAGTgtctcattttttgtttttgtagcagCTGTGTAGCCTGCATCTGTTTTATGGAGAACACATTGATCACTCGCCGCTCTCTCACTTTGAGTAATGGTTTCTAACAAAACACATGTTAAAGGAATTATGTAATAACATCTTACAGTATTTTTCTGGCTGTTTGACCATTTGACCTTTTTGACCAGTGCTTGCCTTAAGGCTTGCTCAAGATTTTTTGAATGCTTCACAAACTTGTCCCGCTACCTTCCAATCCAGGTGGTGCTCACTTTGACTGTTAAAGGTTTTTTCACAGAACCGGCTGCCATTCTGCAATTCTGCCCTATTAACAACTTGGCTTGTTGAGGTGGAAATCTGTTAACAGTTCTGATATTGATGCATGATGAATTTCAGTCAAGAAACATCAACACATGACTTTGTAAAAAGCATAGAGCTGCAGAAGGTTTCTAAAAGCTGTCTAAATATGGCTTTAAATAGCTGATTGGTCGATAACGTGTGCTTAGAGATGGCTTTTAATTATTCAGAATAGATTCATATTTTATggtatatatgtgtttgttgataagcaaggaaacacacacctttttttgTAAAGGAAAAGATAGGGCAAAGTTCCCATCCTCCACCTCAGAAACACACCGTTTGATTCCCAGACTCCTTCATCTTGCTTGTGTACCAACAAGCACAATTTGTTGTGTTTGCAGTGGTATGCccacagttattttttgaaaatctgAATTGTGACTTTCTGAATTTGAATAAAAGACAAGTGGTTATAGTTTTTCCCTCCTTAGACATCAACTAACATGGcatgacaaaaataaacactaaaatgtttttttaccagTGCATAAGTTCCATACCACAGTATACTGTACTCGGATATGGTTTGGctagaaaaaaggttttaaaaaaagtactcaCCTAAAAATGTAGTCCCTGTCATGTACCGCATGAAGACAGTCCAGCCAGCGTCTTGCGACAGTGGGCTGGTACTGTATAGTAAGGGCGCTTTATCACCATTTATTCATTGTACCCACACCGTACTGAACAGTGCACAAACTCCAATGGAAACACTGTTCCGTGACAGTAGAGGCCGCAGTGTGGCATACTAGTACCATCATCAAAACTCTGCTGCTGTTGGTTCAACATCACACCACTGAAAGATTTAAAGCTGCAATTTTCAAACAAAGAAGAATGATCATTGTTAACtacatttaattacattttaatttaacacattGTTTGCAGAATTGAAAAAAGGTTAGAACCATGGTTCTTATATGAACCCTTCTCTTTGTTCTCACAGTGAGTCATGAATTGAGCTCCACTTTAATTGGCCATTTCCCATTGCTGTGCATTGCATATTGCACGTTGACAAGAAACAAGAAGCTTGAtggtttttttgtaaaattaacATGCAAAGCTGATTTTGACTCAAAGAAAATGTTAGTAATGTTGATTGGCATTGTGTTTTAGTAATTATTAAAGAAACATGCAGTCAAGGCTTCTCCTGGAGCATGTCATGATATCCATTAAATTTGCGTTCATTGTGGTAATATTTTGTAATAATCCTGCTTCCATTTTGTTAACAGGTATGTTAAAGAACAAGATAGATATACCCTCTATCACAGCAGCCGAAGACTGTCTTCTGAATGGTGGTAAAGGGGATGAAGTGTAAGTATCCTGTTAGTAAGCAAGTCATCACATTCATCTcaagaaatacattttagcATCCCCTCTCTTTCTAAAATAGTGTTATACACtcttgactttatttttttcagctaTTGTTTTGAATAACTAATCTACATATTTCTGCGGCACAAACTCGTGAATAATTACTGACCACACAGACGTTCACCCACAggcttgaaaaaaacaacaccaaagTGAGACAGTACTTGCTGAAGAAATGTCATGTggttatgtctctctctccagcttTGTGAAGAAGGAGACGATGAGCCAGAACTTAATGCAGTGGACTGTGGCAGATGTGGCCAGTTACTTCTCAGCTGCAGGCTTTCCAGATCAGGCTGTGGCGTTTCGAACACAGGTCAGTACACCACCGCAAAACTGCCACAGGGGGCACTATATGTACACTGAAAACCACACATATTTCATCACCTGGACCCTATGGTCCCTAccgtatgtttttgtgtctaagtgactgatagtaacaacaatctttgaaatggGTCCAATATTAAGCAAGaatgctgcagtcggcagcggctACTCaggctacaatgtaagttaatggggCAATTGTCCTGCTTGTATTTACATTCTCAAGTGCTTGTTTTGcaactgacaggctcagattaatattaaaTGTCTGTCAACAATATGTAA
The nucleotide sequence above comes from Etheostoma spectabile isolate EspeVRDwgs_2016 chromosome 15, UIUC_Espe_1.0, whole genome shotgun sequence. Encoded proteins:
- the samd1a gene encoding sterile alpha motif domain containing 1a isoform X3 — protein: MSESKYREWILDTIDSLRSRKARPDLERICRMVRRRHGSEPDRTCAELEKLIQEQTVLKVNYKGSISYRNAAKVQRRSRKKDDVTLTTAARRSAVEEASHSDLSNGDSAFGPVDQDEEDLEADTSLAMDTDSNADEEGADESRDGQERPSPGRTYKDASMHCASVRAVSAPCSPSGTRPGPGPASGLDCASFQKAGERPSSLPPSSPRALTHNDWAYHSAVCPAERQHPGMQRDKAAAMKPAILSATTSPGALKINVKKEDEGKAVDSGLSSDQLVPNYAAGLDETRNVSDGRPQALSLPSDNCMLKNKIDIPSITAAEDCLLNGGKGDEVFVKKETMSQNLMQWTVADVASYFSAAGFPDQAVAFRTQEIDGKSLLLMQRSDVLTGLSIRLGPALKIYERHVKVLQRTHFLEYEDL
- the samd1a gene encoding sterile alpha motif domain containing 1a isoform X2, translating into MSESKYREWILDTIDSLRSRKARPDLERICRMVRRRHGSEPDRTCAELEKLIQEQTVLKVNYKGSISYRNAAKVQRRSRKKDDVTLTTAARRSAVEEASHSDLSNGDSAFGPVDQDEEDLEADTSLAMDTDSNADEEGADESRDGQERPSPGRTYKDASMHCASVRAVSAPCSPSGTRPGPGPASGLDCASFQKAGERPSSLPPSSPRALTHNDWAYHSAVCPAERQHPGMQRDKVAAAMKPAILSATTSPGALKINVKKEDEGKAVDSGLSSDQLVPNYAAGLDETRNVSDGRPQALSLPSDNCMLKNKIDIPSITAAEDCLLNGGKGDEVFVKKETMSQNLMQWTVADVASYFSAAGFPDQAVAFRTQEIDGKSLLLMQRSDVLTGLSIRLGPALKIYERHVKVLQRTHFLEYEDL
- the samd1a gene encoding sterile alpha motif domain containing 1a isoform X1, translated to MSESKYREWILDTIDSLRSRKARPDLERICRMVRRRHGSEPDRTCAELEKLIQEQTVLKVNYKGSISYRNAAKVQRRSRKKDDVTLTTAARRSAVEEASHSDLSNGDSAFGPVDQDEEDLEADTSLAMDTDSNADEEGADESRDGQERPSPGRTYKDASMHCASVRAVSAPCSPSGTRPGPGPASGLDCASFQKAGERPSSLPPSSPRALTHNDWAYHSAVCPAERQHPGMQRDKAVAAAMKPAILSATTSPGALKINVKKEDEGKAVDSGLSSDQLVPNYAAGLDETRNVSDGRPQALSLPSDNCMLKNKIDIPSITAAEDCLLNGGKGDEVFVKKETMSQNLMQWTVADVASYFSAAGFPDQAVAFRTQEIDGKSLLLMQRSDVLTGLSIRLGPALKIYERHVKVLQRTHFLEYEDL
- the samd1a gene encoding sterile alpha motif domain containing 1a isoform X4 — protein: MSESKYREWILDTIDSLRSRKARPDLERICRMVRRRHGSEPDRTCAELEKLIQEQTVLKVNYKGSISYRNAAKVQRRSRKKDDVTLTTAARRSAVEEASHSDLSNGDSAFGPVDQDEEDLEADTSLAMDTDSNADEEGADESRDGQERPSPGRTYKDASMHCASVRAVSAPCSPSGTRPGPGPASGLDCASFQKAGERPSSLPPSSPRALTHNDWAYHSAVCPAERQHPGMQRDKAAMKPAILSATTSPGALKINVKKEDEGKAVDSGLSSDQLVPNYAAGLDETRNVSDGRPQALSLPSDNCMLKNKIDIPSITAAEDCLLNGGKGDEVFVKKETMSQNLMQWTVADVASYFSAAGFPDQAVAFRTQEIDGKSLLLMQRSDVLTGLSIRLGPALKIYERHVKVLQRTHFLEYEDL